In Deltaproteobacteria bacterium, the DNA window ATTGAAGAAGGTCGACAAGGTCCCGATCCAGGGGATCGGCGACGGGCTCAATAAAGCGATCGCCGAGCTCGACCTGACGCTAGTCAGCGCGCGCGGCACGCTCAACAGCGCCGACAAGGTCGTCCAGCCGGACTCGGCGCTCAGCGAGCAGCTCGGCAGCACGCTCCAGGAGCTCAGCCGTGCGGCCCGCGGCTTGCGCGGGCTTGCCGACTACCTCGAGCAGCATCCCGAGGCGCTCGTGCGCGGCAAGACCGGGGAGGCAAAGTGATGACGCGCCGGATCGCTCCCGGTCTGCTCGTGCTCGTCGCCGCGGCGGCCGCCGGCTGCCGCGCCTCGGCGCCCGCGCGATTCTATACCCTCGACTCCCTCGCGACCGCGGACGGCGCACCGCCCGCGAGCTACGCCGTCGTGGTCGGGCCGGTGTCGGTTCCCGCCTCCGTCGATCGACCGCAGTTCGTGGTGCAGGTCGCACCGAACCGCGTCGAGGTCGACGAGTTCAATCGCTGGGCGGCACCGCTCGACGACGGCGTCGCCCGCGCCGTCGCCGGCAACCTCGCGACGCTCCTCG includes these proteins:
- a CDS encoding membrane integrity-associated transporter subunit PqiC, with product MTRRIAPGLLVLVAAAAAGCRASAPARFYTLDSLATADGAPPASYAVVVGPVSVPASVDRPQFVVQVAPNRVEVDEFNRWAAPLDDGVARAVAGNLATLLGTPKVATGSLANFTPAYRVTIAVQRFDSIPGDAVVVETVWTVRDSADGGTRSGRTVAREAVQGSSYDALAAAHSRALARLSSDIAAAIRAEAGRHAVR